In a single window of the Carnobacterium alterfunditum DSM 5972 genome:
- a CDS encoding recombinase family protein, which produces MKIAYARVSTDKQELHRQLDALEKVGYDKLIQEKFTGTQKKRAGLDTLFNSVRSGDTVIIESISRLGRKTLDILSTVEELKEQGVEVVSLKENLDTSTPTGQAMFQMMAVIAQLERDLTVQRVNEGLASAKARGVKLGRPTMDKQKVKDALGLYDSGRYSVKDIIRITGISQGSLYRKIKEREYKQLLSDIKDRVKETED; this is translated from the coding sequence ATGAAAATTGCTTATGCTAGAGTATCGACAGACAAACAAGAACTTCATCGTCAACTAGATGCTTTAGAAAAAGTTGGTTACGATAAACTTATACAAGAAAAATTTACCGGTACGCAAAAGAAGCGCGCAGGATTAGATACCTTATTTAATAGCGTCCGATCTGGGGATACCGTTATTATTGAATCGATTAGTCGCTTAGGTAGGAAAACACTAGATATCCTTTCTACTGTTGAAGAGCTAAAAGAACAAGGAGTAGAAGTTGTATCGTTGAAAGAAAACCTAGATACTTCTACTCCAACTGGCCAGGCCATGTTTCAGATGATGGCAGTGATTGCTCAATTAGAACGAGATTTGACTGTACAACGTGTAAATGAAGGTTTAGCCTCTGCTAAAGCACGTGGTGTGAAGCTAGGTAGACCGACAATGGATAAACAAAAGGTAAAAGATGCTTTAGGCTTATATGATTCTGGACGATATTCAGTTAAAGACATTATTCGAATTACTGGTATCTCTCAAGGATCCTTATACAGAAAGATAAAGGAGAGAGAATACAAACAACTTTTATCTGACATTAAAGACAGAGTAAAAGAAACTGAAGATTAG
- a CDS encoding VOC family protein has protein sequence MSKGLLHHIELYVSDLKKSTDFWGWFLEDLGYHSFQKWENGQSWKLEETYIVFVQVKEPFSDNSYHRKNVGLNHLAFYASSRQHVDDMTQKLTNKGIPILYTKQHPFSGGGNHYAVYFEDPDRIKVELVAPELSK, from the coding sequence TTGTCAAAAGGATTGCTTCATCATATTGAACTCTATGTTTCTGATTTAAAAAAATCTACTGATTTTTGGGGATGGTTTCTTGAGGATTTAGGATATCATTCTTTTCAAAAATGGGAAAATGGACAAAGTTGGAAATTGGAAGAGACTTACATTGTGTTTGTCCAAGTAAAAGAGCCTTTTTCAGATAATTCGTACCATAGAAAAAATGTAGGGTTAAATCATTTAGCTTTTTATGCCAGTTCACGACAACACGTAGATGATATGACTCAAAAACTAACAAACAAAGGAATTCCTATTCTTTATACAAAACAACACCCATTTTCCGGAGGTGGAAATCATTACGCGGTGTACTTTGAAGATCCAGATAGGATAAAAGTAGAACTTGTAGCTCCTGAACTATCTAAATAA
- a CDS encoding IS1380 family transposase, translating into MATLHENRLLFNSNITVSHSGGNLSSDSGLILVKEFMHTINFSNILKQTLTINDDRLYYNHANHSIIEQILFQLIAGYQTDSLADVLSKDPIFQSLLAKEQLASQPSISRLWDRLSQENISQLQEVNQILIDKVRTARNTTEMIFDLDSTHSDTFGNQEKSDYNAHYQTNGYHPLVAFEGLTGDFLKAELRSGNVYTSNGVADFVRPLFDHYQETVPVCSILVRADSGFATPELYELCEKRQNFYVIRLKSNRNLGKIAEQFVSIDDQQDWDKKEVHYASTLYQAKSWTHPRRICIKSTREATELIARHEFIITNLSENLSAEAAFQTYSKRGTMENYIKEAKNGFYFDKTDSPRFLENHARMMVSVLAYNIVNFMRTLCFTKETKGFQVSTIRLLLFKVAGKLVHSGRKTFLKLSSYHVYYELFHKILRNIQHFKWQ; encoded by the coding sequence ATGGCAACTTTACATGAAAATCGTTTACTTTTCAATTCAAACATTACGGTATCTCACTCTGGGGGTAATTTATCCTCAGATTCCGGATTGATTTTAGTTAAGGAATTCATGCACACCATTAATTTCTCTAACATTTTGAAACAAACCCTCACTATTAACGATGATCGACTTTACTATAACCATGCTAATCATTCAATTATTGAACAAATTCTTTTTCAATTGATTGCTGGATATCAAACGGATTCCTTGGCTGACGTTTTATCAAAAGATCCCATTTTCCAGAGCCTATTAGCTAAAGAGCAACTCGCTTCACAACCCTCTATTTCTCGTTTATGGGATCGGTTAAGTCAGGAAAACATTTCCCAATTACAAGAAGTCAATCAAATCCTGATTGATAAAGTACGTACTGCTCGTAATACAACTGAAATGATTTTTGATCTAGACTCAACACATTCGGATACCTTTGGCAATCAGGAGAAATCGGATTATAATGCCCATTACCAAACGAATGGCTATCATCCACTTGTTGCCTTTGAAGGCCTGACCGGCGACTTTTTGAAAGCAGAACTTCGTTCTGGTAATGTGTACACATCCAATGGTGTTGCAGATTTTGTCCGGCCACTTTTTGACCATTACCAAGAAACCGTACCTGTATGTTCTATTCTAGTGCGTGCAGATAGTGGTTTTGCAACTCCTGAATTATATGAACTGTGTGAAAAACGTCAAAATTTTTATGTTATTCGATTGAAATCGAATCGTAACCTAGGAAAAATCGCTGAGCAATTTGTATCGATAGATGACCAGCAGGATTGGGATAAAAAAGAAGTTCATTACGCTTCTACACTCTATCAAGCGAAGAGCTGGACACATCCACGAAGAATTTGTATTAAATCTACGCGCGAAGCAACCGAATTGATTGCTCGACATGAATTTATCATAACCAATTTATCAGAGAACCTTTCTGCAGAAGCGGCCTTTCAAACCTATTCTAAAAGAGGCACCATGGAAAATTACATTAAAGAGGCCAAAAATGGATTTTATTTCGATAAAACCGACAGTCCTCGTTTTTTAGAAAATCATGCACGTATGATGGTGAGTGTACTAGCTTACAACATCGTCAATTTTATGCGTACTCTTTGTTTTACGAAAGAAACCAAAGGTTTTCAAGTTTCAACTATTCGTTTGCTCTTATTTAAAGTAGCGGGTAAACTTGTTCATTCTGGACGAAAAACCTTTTTAAAACTCAGTTCCTATCACGTTTACTATGAACTATTCCATAAAATCTTGCGGAATATTCAGCATTTCAAATGGCAGTAG
- the dcm gene encoding DNA (cytosine-5-)-methyltransferase, with product MFKYKILDLFSGAGGFSYGLDQLKEFETVLATDFNEAALLTLKKNIPNAKTICGDILHSTLKEEIITSAKDLNVNMIIGGPPCQGFSNKGKKLGLSDPRNYLFLEYLDIVRRLEPELFIIENVKTMLTASDGYFIQEIKKHINELGYVLNYKVLDSSDYGVPQKRKRAILLAHKKQLLNFPLKNDISNTVRDAISDLDYLNSGEGKENSQYLREIRSPYQEKMRTDSYELYNHIATNHSELALKKLSMIPPEKGKEYLPKEYHGKQKFKTTWSRLEWDKPSPTIDTRFDTPSNGKNSHPFLNRAITPREAARIQSFPDTFRFYGNKTAICTQIGNAVPPLMAKAIGESIINTLSKRSSIFTDQYQLYNGDAYKVIEELINSKRTVDHVITDPPYNISKKNNFDTMNNAKRKGIDFGEWDKEFDLYSWIELYSSILTKDGSFIIFCSYRYISYICDAMEANNIIVKDVIKWVKSNPMPRNINRRYVQDTEFAIWGVKKGSKWIFNKPDNHPYLRPEFKTPTVLGKERTAHPTQKSLNLMENLIKIHTNPGQTIIDPFMGSGTTGVASILHGRKFIGIELDEQYYNIAIDRIENKKKKILTD from the coding sequence TTGTTTAAATATAAAATACTAGATTTATTTTCTGGTGCGGGTGGATTTTCTTATGGACTAGATCAATTAAAAGAATTTGAAACAGTTCTTGCAACAGACTTCAATGAAGCAGCTCTTCTTACTTTAAAAAAGAATATACCAAATGCTAAAACTATTTGTGGAGATATACTTCATTCTACACTAAAGGAAGAAATCATAACATCTGCAAAAGATTTAAATGTAAATATGATTATAGGTGGGCCACCTTGTCAAGGGTTTTCTAATAAAGGGAAAAAGTTAGGACTAAGTGATCCTAGAAATTACCTTTTTCTAGAATATTTAGATATTGTAAGACGTTTAGAACCTGAATTATTTATTATTGAAAATGTAAAAACGATGCTTACTGCTTCAGATGGTTACTTTATTCAAGAGATTAAAAAGCACATTAATGAGCTTGGTTATGTTTTAAATTATAAGGTTCTAGATAGCTCAGACTATGGTGTTCCACAAAAAAGGAAAAGAGCTATATTACTTGCTCATAAAAAACAACTCTTAAATTTTCCTTTGAAAAATGATATCTCAAATACTGTTAGAGATGCCATTTCAGATTTAGACTACTTAAATTCTGGGGAAGGAAAAGAAAATAGTCAATACTTAAGAGAAATTCGCTCACCTTATCAAGAAAAAATGAGAACAGATAGTTATGAATTGTATAATCATATAGCTACTAATCATAGTGAATTAGCTTTAAAAAAACTATCTATGATTCCACCTGAGAAAGGAAAAGAATATCTTCCCAAAGAGTACCATGGGAAACAAAAATTTAAGACTACTTGGAGCAGACTTGAGTGGGATAAGCCTAGTCCTACTATTGATACTAGATTCGATACACCATCTAATGGAAAAAATTCACATCCTTTTTTGAACAGAGCAATAACGCCTAGAGAAGCTGCTAGAATTCAAAGTTTTCCAGATACATTTAGATTCTATGGTAATAAAACGGCAATATGTACTCAAATAGGCAACGCTGTTCCCCCTTTGATGGCTAAGGCTATAGGTGAAAGTATAATTAACACATTGAGTAAAAGAAGCTCAATATTTACTGATCAATATCAATTATATAACGGAGATGCTTATAAAGTAATAGAAGAACTTATCAATAGTAAAAGAACAGTTGATCACGTAATTACTGATCCACCCTATAATATTTCTAAAAAAAATAACTTTGACACTATGAATAATGCTAAAAGAAAGGGTATTGATTTTGGAGAATGGGATAAAGAATTTGATTTATATTCTTGGATTGAACTATATTCATCAATATTAACTAAAGATGGATCTTTTATTATATTTTGTTCTTACCGATATATTAGCTATATTTGCGACGCAATGGAAGCTAATAATATAATAGTTAAAGATGTAATTAAATGGGTAAAAAGTAACCCTATGCCTAGAAATATTAATAGACGGTATGTGCAAGATACTGAATTCGCTATCTGGGGAGTTAAGAAGGGTTCGAAATGGATCTTTAATAAACCAGATAACCATCCTTATTTAAGACCTGAATTTAAGACTCCCACTGTTTTAGGAAAAGAACGTACAGCACATCCTACTCAAAAATCTTTGAATTTAATGGAAAACCTTATAAAAATACACACAAATCCTGGCCAAACGATTATAGATCCATTTATGGGTTCTGGTACGACAGGCGTAGCCAGTATTTTGCATGGTAGGAAATTCATAGGAATTGAACTTGATGAACAATATTATAATATTGCCATAGATAGAATAGAAAACAAAAAAAAAAAGATCCTTACAGACTGA
- a CDS encoding Fic family protein yields MNTFFKSITSDYFEDILVRLAHHSAGIEGNTISLPATVSIIVNGTLPTGSGATVREFYEIENHKHAFDHMITHLINGDQLSVNLIKEIHGDLTDRLQYDKGQFKKNENMILGAEFQTSSPTETPMLITQLVDNLNYRLEQVQTNEDKLIAILDTHIQFERIHPFSDGTGRTGRMIMNYSLLQEGFPPLIIEKGTKSQYVELLATQDVDSFLSFATNTLEKETKRMIAFQNMEQEKIKEIEE; encoded by the coding sequence ATGAATACATTTTTCAAATCTATAACTAGTGACTATTTTGAAGATATCCTAGTACGATTAGCTCATCATTCAGCAGGAATTGAAGGAAACACTATTTCTTTACCAGCTACCGTTTCTATTATTGTAAATGGAACTTTACCAACCGGTTCGGGTGCCACAGTTAGAGAATTTTATGAAATTGAAAATCATAAGCACGCGTTTGATCACATGATCACTCATTTAATAAACGGAGATCAGCTTTCTGTTAATCTAATCAAAGAGATACATGGTGACTTAACGGATCGATTGCAATACGATAAAGGGCAATTTAAAAAGAATGAAAATATGATTTTAGGTGCTGAATTTCAAACATCTTCTCCTACAGAAACACCTATGTTAATCACTCAACTAGTTGATAATTTAAACTATCGATTAGAACAGGTTCAAACAAATGAAGATAAGCTAATAGCTATTTTAGATACTCATATTCAATTTGAACGGATTCATCCATTCTCAGATGGAACTGGCCGAACTGGCCGAATGATAATGAACTATTCTTTACTACAAGAAGGATTCCCTCCTTTAATTATTGAAAAAGGAACAAAGTCACAGTATGTTGAACTATTAGCGACTCAAGACGTTGATTCTTTCTTATCTTTTGCTACAAATACTTTAGAAAAAGAAACTAAACGAATGATCGCGTTTCAAAATATGGAACAAGAAAAAATAAAAGAAATTGAAGAATAG
- a CDS encoding HNH endonuclease signature motif containing protein, whose protein sequence is MKLLSDILNSKNLQTLSFVFFNLSDETESGFNLKVLYKTSKFASIELDRKIVEENNKLLKEYTGLSFELTGESSHRATIDNDMSLDRNSILSLINSKIQQLRFVYTDSDFGRIIINSFFIPRGSIDLNRSYYSVDILNKNITEDYIDNLLSILMSLEDINQLNINFRELQPEFIEGIKRNTQLRINLKWFYNRYYKDFKKINLYKANILENKKENISLSTFSKKFSSGFIERALFYKERILGQEFLFKQLTKETLNKKIAELRKVLDFDQLGTDNSINSKESRNKAIVNLVTISQPDECFSCKNKYKIENRTFKIRDNSRYYLELHHVISFGADKSGDVLENLVKLCPSCHRALTPNRAEESYQKKIITDILNNSSESKKYVSNFVKDSSNIDHLVDFVYSNLK, encoded by the coding sequence ATGAAATTACTTAGCGATATATTGAATAGTAAAAATTTACAGACCTTAAGTTTTGTTTTCTTTAACCTATCTGATGAAACAGAGAGCGGATTCAATTTGAAAGTCTTATATAAAACTTCTAAATTTGCGAGCATAGAATTAGATAGAAAAATCGTAGAAGAGAATAATAAGTTGTTAAAGGAATATACTGGTTTATCATTTGAATTAACTGGAGAATCTTCTCATAGGGCCACTATTGATAATGATATGAGTTTAGATAGAAACTCTATTTTAAGTTTAATTAATTCGAAGATCCAGCAATTAAGATTTGTTTATACAGATAGTGATTTTGGAAGAATAATAATAAATTCATTTTTCATCCCACGTGGTAGTATAGATTTAAATCGTTCATACTACTCTGTTGACATATTAAATAAGAATATTACTGAAGACTATATTGATAATTTGTTAAGCATATTAATGTCTCTTGAAGATATTAATCAATTAAATATTAATTTTAGAGAATTACAGCCAGAATTTATAGAAGGAATAAAAAGAAATACTCAATTAAGAATTAACTTAAAATGGTTTTACAATAGATACTACAAAGATTTCAAAAAAATTAACTTATATAAAGCGAATATTTTAGAAAATAAAAAAGAAAACATATCGTTATCAACATTCAGTAAAAAGTTTTCTTCAGGATTCATTGAAAGAGCATTATTTTATAAAGAAAGAATACTTGGACAAGAATTCTTATTTAAACAACTAACTAAAGAAACACTTAATAAAAAAATTGCTGAGCTGAGAAAAGTATTAGACTTTGATCAATTAGGAACTGATAATAGCATAAATTCAAAAGAATCTAGAAATAAAGCAATTGTTAATTTGGTAACTATTTCTCAACCAGATGAATGTTTTTCTTGTAAAAATAAATATAAAATAGAGAATCGTACTTTTAAAATTCGTGATAATAGCAGATACTATTTAGAATTGCATCATGTTATATCATTTGGTGCAGATAAGTCAGGAGATGTATTGGAGAATTTAGTTAAACTTTGCCCGTCTTGTCATAGAGCTTTAACACCTAATCGTGCTGAAGAATCCTATCAGAAAAAGATCATTACTGATATTTTAAATAATAGTTCTGAATCTAAAAAATATGTTTCTAACTTTGTTAAAGATTCAAGTAATATAGATCACTTAGTAGATTTTGTATATTCTAATCTGAAGTAG
- a CDS encoding XRE family transcriptional regulator — protein sequence MKKIFNGKRLKEARLYNKMTITSLAERLEITKQSVSKYETGKTAPNFENSLQLYDILGYPREFFYTHDSFEYETEGTFFRSRLTSTLKSKQPAEISIKYTVIVRDFLSQYIEFPKLKNREEYSDINDIELVSKKVRQDMVLNENPILDIIETAELMGFSVINSEYNEEKIDAFSSMNKINDNEYFVITTGESSSFYRRQFSIAHEIGHWVLHQDLNPQELDKEEYREMETQANKFASCFLLPENAFRKSLIRNDVNNIETYYNLKKVWNVSMAAMIKRAYDLNIINIEQQTKLYKQMNYRGWRNPEPFDLEKKRTIPVSFKQSIHLLIDENVLQGHEIPVKLAEEYNLYLTNTMLARVCGVNEALFKNNNESQVVMKLKDFRSRKNNEIG from the coding sequence ATGAAAAAGATATTTAATGGAAAACGATTAAAAGAAGCTCGTCTTTATAATAAAATGACCATTACATCATTAGCTGAGCGTTTGGAGATTACTAAACAGTCGGTTTCTAAATATGAAACAGGGAAAACAGCTCCAAATTTTGAAAATTCTCTTCAATTATATGACATACTAGGATATCCCCGCGAGTTTTTTTACACACATGATTCATTTGAATACGAAACAGAGGGTACTTTTTTTCGATCACGGCTAACATCTACGCTCAAATCTAAGCAACCTGCTGAAATATCTATCAAATATACAGTTATTGTTCGAGATTTTTTAAGTCAATATATTGAATTTCCTAAATTGAAAAATAGGGAAGAATATTCAGATATAAATGATATAGAATTGGTATCTAAAAAAGTTCGTCAAGATATGGTACTAAACGAAAATCCGATACTAGATATTATTGAAACTGCTGAGTTAATGGGGTTTTCAGTGATAAATTCAGAATACAATGAAGAAAAAATAGATGCTTTTAGTAGCATGAATAAAATAAATGATAATGAATACTTCGTAATTACAACAGGAGAAAGTAGTTCTTTTTACAGACGACAATTTAGTATCGCTCATGAAATAGGTCACTGGGTTTTACATCAAGATCTCAATCCGCAAGAACTAGATAAAGAAGAATACAGGGAAATGGAAACTCAAGCTAATAAATTTGCTTCATGTTTTTTGCTACCTGAGAATGCTTTTCGAAAGAGTTTGATACGAAATGATGTTAATAACATCGAAACATACTATAATTTAAAAAAAGTTTGGAACGTTTCAATGGCTGCGATGATTAAAAGAGCATATGATTTAAATATTATAAATATAGAACAACAAACTAAATTATATAAGCAAATGAACTATAGAGGATGGCGAAATCCAGAACCATTTGATTTAGAAAAAAAACGCACTATCCCAGTTAGTTTTAAGCAATCAATTCATCTATTAATTGACGAGAATGTTTTACAGGGTCATGAGATACCAGTAAAACTTGCTGAAGAGTATAATCTCTACTTAACAAATACGATGCTAGCTCGAGTTTGTGGAGTTAACGAAGCTCTCTTCAAAAATAATAATGAATCTCAGGTAGTCATGAAACTTAAAGACTTTAGGTCTAGAAAAAATAATGAAATTGGATAG
- a CDS encoding IS3 family transposase, producing MYSHEERLKAVKLYIKYEHSLAATIQKLGYPSPKALYNWHQEYCENGELRDSSIRGTKFTLKEKKIAVEHYFEYGRNYSRTVRMLGYPGRETLRQWCEELAPEARKIRRSALNYTQEQKKEAVIRLFSRNTSAKKIAEQTGVGRKTLYDWKSDLVGRDFPLTMLKQPIEQTVDTLNSEVDDLQKQVYQLRMEKEILERAAVLIKKETGINPINLTNREKTILVNALRTNFPLKSLFQQLELPKSSYFYHRNQLTLTDKYEEKRLLLTEIFNENDARYGYRRLHAEMKNKGVLLSEKVVRRLMREENLSVRIARKKKYSSYAGEITQAAPNLLQRNFKAEKPNMKWLTDITEFRMPAGKVYLSPIIDCFDGAVVSWTISTEPNAKLVNTMFDNAAETLGVNEHPIIHSDRGAHYRWPGWIERIKTSGLTQSMSKKGCSPDNSACEGFFGRLKNEWFYGVSWKDISIDEFMERLDHYIHWYNEKRIKMSLGGISPLQYRRSLGLAA from the coding sequence ATGTACTCTCATGAGGAACGATTGAAAGCCGTAAAATTATATATAAAATATGAACACTCACTAGCAGCTACTATTCAAAAACTTGGATACCCTTCTCCAAAAGCTTTATATAATTGGCATCAGGAATATTGTGAAAATGGAGAACTTCGTGATTCATCTATTAGAGGTACTAAATTTACTCTAAAAGAAAAAAAGATAGCTGTTGAGCATTACTTTGAATATGGTCGGAATTATTCTCGGACAGTTCGAATGCTTGGCTATCCAGGCAGGGAAACATTAAGACAATGGTGTGAAGAATTAGCCCCAGAAGCTCGTAAAATTCGACGGAGTGCGCTAAACTATACGCAAGAGCAGAAAAAAGAGGCTGTAATCAGGCTCTTTAGCCGAAATACTTCTGCCAAAAAAATCGCAGAACAGACAGGTGTTGGTAGAAAGACGCTCTATGACTGGAAAAGTGATTTAGTCGGAAGGGATTTTCCTCTAACCATGCTAAAACAACCTATTGAACAAACGGTAGATACACTGAATTCAGAAGTCGATGATCTGCAAAAACAAGTCTACCAGTTACGAATGGAAAAAGAGATTCTTGAAAGAGCAGCTGTTCTAATAAAAAAAGAAACAGGCATTAATCCAATAAACTTAACAAATAGAGAAAAGACTATTTTGGTTAATGCCTTACGTACCAATTTTCCTTTAAAGAGCTTATTTCAACAATTAGAGCTACCAAAAAGCAGTTATTTTTATCACAGAAATCAATTAACTTTGACAGATAAATATGAAGAAAAACGTCTTTTACTAACAGAGATTTTCAATGAAAACGATGCAAGATATGGCTACCGTAGACTGCATGCAGAAATGAAAAATAAGGGTGTCCTATTGTCAGAAAAGGTTGTTAGAAGGCTGATGAGAGAAGAAAATCTTTCTGTTAGAATAGCGCGGAAAAAGAAATATAGTTCTTATGCTGGCGAGATTACACAAGCAGCCCCAAATCTTTTGCAACGAAATTTTAAGGCAGAAAAGCCGAATATGAAATGGCTGACTGATATTACAGAATTTCGCATGCCTGCTGGAAAGGTCTATTTGTCACCTATTATTGACTGTTTTGACGGAGCAGTCGTAAGTTGGACAATTAGTACTGAACCGAACGCAAAGTTAGTCAATACAATGTTCGATAACGCTGCAGAAACACTAGGAGTTAATGAGCATCCAATTATTCATTCTGATCGTGGCGCGCATTACCGATGGCCAGGATGGATAGAGCGAATAAAAACCTCCGGTTTGACACAATCCATGTCCAAGAAAGGTTGTTCTCCAGACAATTCTGCCTGTGAAGGCTTCTTTGGGCGCTTGAAGAATGAATGGTTTTACGGGGTATCCTGGAAGGACATCAGCATAGACGAATTCATGGAACGTCTAGACCATTATATTCATTGGTATAATGAAAAGAGAATCAAAATGTCATTAGGTGGAATAAGTCCTCTTCAGTATAGACGAAGTTTAGGATTAGCTGCTTAA
- a CDS encoding DUF5986 family protein yields the protein MKTIDMSEETIKTIASILTSKDDESIELHLKSIGNENATGVDNSKGFANWDLRYNELLKLSSNFLKPIKIKRGWEFVVLYNLSSTQLYICVKKKRLNEVMKSDDMTHYIKLANLLGIDPTIKEMTPLTEQLELFDKIYAQDDNLLRMAKNIYNLTPSNVFIFSFDDGFIPSIEALSFNANQELIWQKDYTYLLDSNYQVDINSDGIDSGENESSTPLKQKKNIVRLKRI from the coding sequence GTGAAAACAATCGATATGAGTGAAGAAACAATTAAAACCATAGCTTCTATCTTAACGTCAAAAGATGATGAATCAATAGAGTTACATTTAAAATCAATAGGGAATGAAAATGCTACTGGTGTTGATAATAGTAAAGGTTTTGCAAATTGGGATTTGCGATACAATGAATTACTTAAACTCTCAAGCAATTTTTTAAAACCGATTAAGATCAAAAGAGGCTGGGAGTTTGTTGTATTATATAATCTTTCAAGTACTCAACTGTACATTTGTGTCAAAAAGAAAAGGTTAAACGAAGTAATGAAAAGTGACGATATGACGCATTACATTAAGTTGGCTAATTTACTAGGAATTGATCCTACTATAAAAGAAATGACTCCTCTTACTGAACAACTTGAACTTTTCGATAAAATTTATGCACAAGATGATAATTTATTAAGGATGGCAAAAAATATTTATAATTTGACTCCTTCTAATGTATTCATTTTTTCTTTCGATGATGGGTTTATTCCTTCCATAGAGGCTCTTTCGTTTAATGCTAATCAAGAGTTAATTTGGCAAAAAGATTATACCTATCTACTAGATAGCAATTATCAGGTTGATATTAATTCAGATGGAATAGATAGTGGAGAAAACGAAAGTAGTACTCCTTTAAAACAGAAAAAAAATATTGTTCGTTTAAAAAGAATCTAG
- a CDS encoding ParA family protein, with protein MAKVITYGNFKGGTGKTTNSAMMAYMLSKLGYKTLLADLDPQANATSLYLRTKQRITNDVVTFNKTLMSAIADEDLSDIIIEIKENLYLLPSFADFTSFPLFLEKKFPDSQLGRVTFLKGLIDKIKDDYDYILIDVPPTLSTYTDSALLASDYTIIVLQTQERSLIGAEAYVGYLQELIDNYDANFDILGVLPVLLKNNSKVDEATLNTAKEKFGEENLFKNLVKNMERLKRYDIIGIVDSDLEGKHDIHDKRVMALYKKVTEEMINRLDEIESQKKD; from the coding sequence ATGGCTAAAGTCATAACTTATGGTAATTTTAAAGGTGGAACAGGAAAAACAACAAACAGTGCAATGATGGCATACATGTTGTCTAAATTAGGATACAAAACTCTGTTAGCTGATTTAGATCCTCAAGCAAATGCAACTTCCTTGTATTTACGTACAAAACAACGAATTACAAATGATGTTGTCACATTCAATAAAACATTAATGTCAGCAATAGCTGATGAAGATTTATCTGATATTATTATAGAAATAAAAGAAAATTTATATTTACTTCCTAGTTTTGCTGATTTCACATCTTTTCCTTTATTTTTAGAAAAAAAATTCCCTGATAGTCAATTAGGGCGAGTAACTTTTTTGAAGGGATTAATTGATAAAATTAAAGATGATTACGATTATATTCTGATAGATGTTCCGCCAACATTAAGTACATATACAGATTCAGCATTATTAGCATCAGATTACACAATTATTGTGTTACAAACTCAAGAACGTTCTTTAATTGGTGCTGAAGCTTATGTAGGCTATTTACAAGAATTGATTGATAATTATGATGCGAATTTTGATATTTTAGGTGTTCTTCCAGTATTATTAAAAAATAATTCTAAGGTAGATGAAGCAACACTTAATACTGCTAAGGAAAAATTTGGTGAAGAAAACCTCTTTAAGAATTTAGTGAAAAATATGGAACGATTAAAACGTTATGACATTATCGGAATAGTTGACTCTGATTTAGAGGGGAAACATGATATACATGACAAGAGGGTAATGGCACTTTATAAAAAAGTTACAGAAGAAATGATTAATCGGTTAGATGAAATTGAATCTCAAAAAAAAGATTAA